Proteins co-encoded in one Salvelinus sp. IW2-2015 linkage group LG17, ASM291031v2, whole genome shotgun sequence genomic window:
- the LOC111976903 gene encoding E3 ubiquitin-protein ligase NRDP1, with amino-acid sequence MGYDVTRFQGEVDEDLLCPICSMVLEEPVQAPHCEHAFCNACITQWFNQQQICPVDRTVVTLAHLRPVPRIMRNMLSKLQIACDNAGFGCTATLRLDQLQSHLKDCEHNPKRPINCEEGCGLEMPKDEMCNHNCIKHLRGVVQQQQTKISELEKNAVEHKHQLGEQKRDIQLLKAYMRAIRSANPNMQNLEESIEYNEILEWVNSLQPARVTRWGGMISTPDAVLQAVIKRSLIDSGCPLSIVNDLIENAHERNWPQGLATLETRQMNRRYYENYVAKRIPGKQAVVLMACENQHMGEDMILEPGLVMIFAHGVEEIL; translated from the exons ATGGGGTATGACGTCACCAGGTTCCAAGGGGAGGTGGATGAAGACTTGCTGTGTCCCATCTGCAGCATGGTACTGGAGGAGCCAGTGCAG GCCCCGCACTGTGAGCATGCCTTCTGCAACGCCTGCATCACCCAGTGGTTCAATCAGCAGCAGATCTGTCCTGTGGACCGCACCGTGGTGACACTGGCTCACCTCCGGCCTGTGCCCCGCATCATGCGCAACATGCTCTCCAAACTCCAGATTGCTTGTGACAATGCTGGCTTCGGCTGCACAGCCACACTGCGGCTAGATCAACTTCAGTCTCACCTGAAGGACTGTGAGCACAACCCCAAAAGGCCCATCAACTGTGAGGAGGGCTGTGG GTTAGAGATGCCAAAAGATGAGATGTGCAACCACAACTGCATCAAGCACTTACGTGGCGTGGTACAGCAGCAGCAGACCAAGATCTCTGAACTGGAGAAGAATGCTGTAGAGCACAAGCATCAGCTGGGGGAACAA AAACGGGACATCCAGCTGCTAAAAGCCTACATGAGAGCAATACGCAGCGCCAACCCCAACATGCAGAACCTGGAGGAGAGCATTGAGTACAACGAGATCCTGGA ATGGGTAAATTCCCTCCAACCTGCGCGGGTGACACGCTGGGGCGGGATGATCTCCACGCCAGATGCAGTTCTCCAGGCGGTCATCAAGCGTTCACTCATCGACAGCGGGTGTCCTCTTTCCATCGTTAATGACCTGATTGAGAATGCCCACGAGCGCAACTGGCCGCAGGGCCTGGCCACGCTGGAGACGCGGCAGATGAACCGGCGTTACTACGAGAACTACGTTGCCAAGCGGATCCCTGGGAAACAGGCGGTGGTGTTGATGGCCTGTGAGAATCAACACATGGGAGAGGACATGATCCTAGAGCCTGGCCTGGTCATGATCTTTGCCCATGGGGTGGAGGAGATCTTATAA